A genomic stretch from Kribbella amoyensis includes:
- a CDS encoding DHA2 family efflux MFS transporter permease subunit codes for MSELAAGSPARAEALVPLRSRAGAALIAATVLASGVAWYDAYVVNVAVPALGTHFGASVTAVQWTLTSYLLAVAALLLLAGALADRFGRRRILVIGLGVMLAGSVLCATAPSIEWLIGARAVQGVGAALVVPISLALLNGTLRVSDRARGIGIWAGLSTLMTTVGPYAGGWLIDHASWHWVFLVPIPLILVVFVVLRAVPDPSQASRSLSVDVVGAVLGALGLGGVVYALSEGAASGWSSPRVLVAGVVGVVSLVVLLPYERRQRAPMLKLSLFGSRQFDAINVVTVLLYGALAAAGYLFVVMCQLKLGYTAAQSGAALIPASVVFLILSPFSGSLVSRVGPRWLMVAGIVLIALAQVLLAQVEPGSGYLTAILPAALVQGAGLGLTVTPLTAAVLAAVSDADLGEASAVNDAAARVGAVAAIALVPVLLGVGAGSSLAESLTDGYRPAMIVLGAVCAGAAIVAGLFVSNERADAPRLAPPAPHHGCALPVTSSH; via the coding sequence ATGAGCGAGCTCGCCGCCGGATCGCCGGCCCGTGCGGAGGCGCTGGTCCCGCTGCGCAGCCGGGCCGGCGCCGCACTGATCGCCGCGACGGTGCTGGCGTCCGGCGTCGCCTGGTACGACGCGTACGTCGTCAACGTCGCGGTGCCGGCCCTCGGTACGCACTTCGGCGCGAGCGTCACCGCGGTCCAGTGGACGCTGACGAGTTACCTGCTGGCGGTCGCGGCGTTGCTCCTGCTGGCCGGGGCGCTCGCCGATCGGTTCGGCCGCCGGCGGATCCTCGTGATCGGCCTGGGCGTGATGCTCGCCGGCTCGGTGCTCTGCGCGACCGCACCCTCGATCGAGTGGCTGATCGGCGCCCGGGCCGTCCAGGGTGTCGGCGCCGCCCTCGTCGTCCCGATCAGCCTGGCCCTGTTGAACGGCACCCTGCGCGTCTCCGACCGGGCGCGCGGGATCGGGATCTGGGCCGGGCTCTCCACCTTGATGACCACCGTCGGCCCGTACGCCGGTGGCTGGCTCATCGACCACGCGTCCTGGCACTGGGTGTTCCTGGTACCGATCCCGTTGATCCTGGTCGTCTTCGTGGTCCTGCGGGCCGTCCCGGACCCGAGTCAGGCGAGCCGGTCGCTCTCGGTCGACGTGGTCGGCGCGGTCCTCGGCGCCCTCGGTCTGGGCGGCGTGGTGTACGCGTTGTCGGAGGGCGCCGCGTCGGGGTGGTCGAGTCCACGGGTCCTCGTTGCCGGGGTGGTCGGGGTGGTGTCGTTGGTGGTACTGCTGCCGTACGAACGACGTCAGCGGGCCCCGATGCTGAAGTTGTCGCTGTTCGGTTCGCGGCAGTTCGACGCCATCAACGTCGTGACCGTGCTGCTGTACGGCGCGTTGGCGGCGGCCGGGTACCTCTTCGTGGTGATGTGCCAGCTGAAGCTCGGGTACACGGCCGCGCAGTCCGGGGCGGCGCTCATTCCCGCGTCCGTGGTGTTCCTGATCCTCTCGCCGTTCAGCGGCTCCCTCGTGTCCCGGGTGGGACCACGGTGGCTGATGGTCGCGGGGATCGTGCTGATCGCGCTCGCGCAGGTGCTGCTGGCTCAGGTCGAACCAGGGTCCGGGTACCTCACCGCGATCCTGCCGGCGGCCCTCGTCCAGGGTGCCGGGCTCGGTCTGACCGTGACGCCGCTGACGGCCGCCGTACTCGCTGCCGTGAGCGACGCCGATCTCGGTGAGGCCTCGGCGGTGAACGACGCGGCGGCCCGGGTCGGTGCCGTGGCCGCGATCGCCCTGGTCCCGGTTCTCCTCGGTGTCGGTGCGGGCAGCAGCCTGGCCGAGTCCCTCACCGACGGGTACCGGCCTGCGATGATCGTCCTCGGAGCGGTCTGCGCCGGCGCGGCGATCGTGGCCGGCCTCTTCGTCTCGAACGAACGCGCCGACGCCCCGCGCCTCGCCCCGCCGGCTCCGCACCACGGGTGCGCCCTGCCGGTGACCAGCTCGCACTGA
- a CDS encoding SDR family oxidoreductase, translating to MASTVPSLTGQTVVVIGGSLGIGLETARLARAEGAEVIVTARSADRLQEVGRELGATTAAFDALDFAALHRFFDDLPDQVDHVLITGPGPYYAPLADLDPAEVRRDVESHLLLPIEVARHATKKVRPGGTLLFMGGTGGRRVAEGLSIIGALTAAMPALTRNLALELAPVRANLIAAGFVDTPLSATLLGDQLEARRDQLRTTLPIRRVVGPEDIAALAVHLMTNTAITGATLDIDGGQQLVQG from the coding sequence ATGGCATCCACTGTGCCTTCGCTGACCGGACAGACGGTCGTCGTGATCGGTGGGAGTCTGGGCATCGGTCTGGAGACGGCCCGACTGGCCCGCGCGGAGGGCGCCGAGGTGATCGTCACGGCCCGGTCCGCGGACCGCCTGCAGGAGGTCGGCCGCGAACTCGGGGCCACGACCGCCGCGTTCGACGCCCTCGACTTCGCCGCGCTGCACAGGTTCTTCGACGACCTGCCCGACCAGGTGGACCACGTCCTGATCACCGGCCCCGGCCCGTACTACGCGCCGCTGGCCGACCTCGATCCGGCCGAGGTCCGCCGGGACGTCGAGTCGCACCTGCTGCTGCCGATCGAGGTGGCCCGGCACGCCACCAAGAAGGTCCGGCCGGGCGGCACCCTGCTCTTCATGGGCGGTACCGGCGGCCGCCGGGTCGCGGAGGGCCTGTCGATCATCGGCGCGCTCACCGCCGCGATGCCCGCCTTGACCCGCAACCTCGCCCTGGAGCTCGCCCCGGTCCGCGCCAACCTCATCGCGGCCGGCTTCGTCGACACCCCGCTGTCCGCCACCCTGCTCGGCGACCAGCTCGAAGCCCGCCGCGACCAGCTCCGCACGACCCTCCCGATCCGCCGCGTCGTCGGCCCCGAGGACATCGCCGCCCTGGCCGTCCACCTGATGACGAACACCGCGATCACCGGCGCCACCCTCGACATCGACGGCGGCCAGCAACTCGTCCAGGGCTGA
- a CDS encoding DMT family transporter — MENSLRWAAVTAIAPVAWGTNYYVTHEYLPDGHPLYGAVIRALPAGLLLLALARRRPTGDWWWKATVLGICNVGAFFALIYLASKLLPVSLAATIMSTSPLAMGLFAWALLSERLTLPVVAGAILGIGGVLLMLGTAHSAVDLRGVAASLAAVTMSSCGYALAKKWGRPGDLLATTSWQLVAGGAVMIPVAILVEGAPPSLDLPAVGGFTYVVLVATAGAYLAWFAGLRYLNAASVGLIGLLNPVTGVLLGTTLSGDRLSLRQLLGMALILGGILLSRRGPRTPVPGRTQPSPTRIGAGDRC, encoded by the coding sequence ATGGAAAACAGTTTGCGGTGGGCCGCCGTCACCGCGATCGCCCCGGTGGCCTGGGGCACCAACTACTACGTGACGCACGAGTACCTGCCGGACGGCCACCCGTTGTACGGCGCCGTGATCCGTGCGCTGCCCGCCGGGCTGTTGCTGCTCGCGCTGGCCCGCCGGCGGCCGACCGGCGACTGGTGGTGGAAGGCCACCGTGCTCGGAATCTGCAACGTGGGGGCCTTCTTCGCCCTGATCTACCTGGCGTCCAAGCTGCTCCCGGTCAGCCTGGCCGCCACGATCATGTCGACGTCCCCGCTCGCGATGGGCCTGTTCGCGTGGGCCCTGCTCTCCGAACGCCTCACCCTGCCCGTCGTCGCGGGCGCGATCCTGGGGATCGGCGGGGTCCTCCTGATGCTCGGCACGGCCCACTCGGCGGTGGATCTCCGCGGCGTCGCGGCATCGCTGGCGGCGGTGACGATGTCGTCCTGCGGCTACGCGCTGGCCAAGAAGTGGGGCCGGCCGGGCGACCTCCTCGCGACCACCTCGTGGCAACTGGTCGCGGGCGGCGCCGTCATGATCCCGGTCGCGATCCTCGTCGAAGGCGCGCCCCCGTCCCTCGACCTCCCGGCCGTCGGCGGATTCACGTACGTCGTCCTGGTCGCCACGGCCGGCGCGTACCTCGCCTGGTTCGCCGGACTGCGGTACCTGAACGCGGCGTCCGTCGGGCTCATCGGCCTGCTCAACCCGGTCACCGGCGTCCTGCTCGGGACCACGCTGTCCGGCGATCGGCTGTCGCTCCGGCAACTCCTCGGCATGGCGTTGATCCTCGGCGGGATCCTGCTCAGCCGCCGGGGACCACGCACCCCGGTCCCGGGCCGTACGCAACCGTCGCCGACCCGGATCGGTGCCGGCGATCGGTGTTAG
- a CDS encoding MarR family winged helix-turn-helix transcriptional regulator, whose protein sequence is MTEELDHVGRIQAAWATERPDLDVRPQGVIGRLHRIALRLTGELNLVYAQYGLSEGEFDVLAALRRAGTPYERAPGEIALHTMVTTGAVSKRVDRLEEAGLVRRRRSDADGRGRMVRLTPAGKRLIDKAFTAHIANEQRLLDLLTPAEAARLERLLTTWLARIEPTD, encoded by the coding sequence GTGACCGAAGAACTGGACCACGTCGGCCGGATCCAGGCGGCCTGGGCGACCGAGCGGCCCGACCTCGACGTCCGCCCGCAGGGGGTGATCGGCCGGCTGCACCGGATCGCGCTGCGGCTGACCGGCGAGCTCAACCTCGTCTACGCGCAGTACGGGCTGTCCGAGGGCGAGTTCGACGTCCTGGCCGCGTTGCGTCGCGCGGGGACGCCGTACGAGCGGGCGCCGGGCGAGATCGCGCTGCACACGATGGTGACGACAGGGGCCGTGAGCAAACGGGTCGATCGGCTGGAGGAGGCCGGCCTGGTCCGTCGCCGGCGCAGCGACGCCGACGGACGCGGCCGGATGGTCCGCCTGACCCCGGCCGGGAAACGCCTGATCGACAAGGCGTTCACGGCCCACATCGCCAACGAACAACGCCTCCTGGACCTGCTGACCCCGGCCGAGGCCGCCCGCCTCGAACGCCTCCTCACCACCTGGCTCGCCCGCATCGAGCCCACCGACTGA
- a CDS encoding alpha/beta fold hydrolase: MPESLVVPGAVLHYQVRGTGPVLLIAQSGEGDADRSTDLVAQLTDAYTVVTYDRRGLSRSRLADPGRGVTLAEHTDDAHRVLAAVTDAPALMLGCSLGAVIGLRLARLHPEQLSTLIAHEPIAPGLLAEGTRIRHRQELADLRARYLRDGLAATVPEIARTLGIDPTHADAEPDLTPQPMTERRLGNFDHFLRHDFPAVLADDFDYTDLATSGLRIVPAAGRSTPATVFDRQCAVALAELVGHPVVEFPGGHNGNTSHPKAYAERLREALATSP, translated from the coding sequence ATGCCAGAGTCACTCGTAGTCCCCGGAGCGGTCCTGCACTACCAGGTCCGCGGCACCGGCCCGGTCCTGCTGATCGCGCAGAGCGGAGAGGGCGACGCCGACCGCAGTACGGATCTCGTTGCCCAGCTCACCGATGCGTACACCGTGGTGACGTACGACCGCCGCGGCCTCTCCCGAAGCCGGCTCGCGGATCCCGGACGCGGCGTCACCCTGGCGGAGCACACCGATGACGCCCACCGGGTCCTGGCGGCCGTCACCGACGCGCCCGCCCTGATGCTCGGCTGCAGCCTCGGCGCCGTCATCGGCCTGCGGCTGGCCCGTCTGCATCCCGAGCAGCTCAGCACCCTGATCGCCCACGAGCCCATCGCGCCCGGCCTGCTCGCCGAGGGCACCCGGATCCGCCACCGCCAAGAGCTCGCAGATCTTCGCGCTCGCTATCTCCGCGACGGCCTGGCCGCCACCGTGCCCGAGATCGCCCGCACCCTCGGGATCGACCCGACCCATGCCGACGCCGAACCGGATCTCACGCCCCAGCCGATGACCGAGCGCCGGCTCGGCAACTTCGACCACTTCCTCCGGCACGACTTCCCCGCCGTCCTCGCCGACGACTTCGACTACACCGACCTGGCCACCAGCGGGCTTCGCATCGTCCCGGCCGCGGGCCGCAGCACCCCGGCCACCGTCTTCGACCGCCAGTGCGCCGTCGCCCTCGCCGAGCTCGTCGGCCACCCGGTCGTGGAGTTCCCGGGCGGCCACAACGGCAACACCAGCCACCCGAAGGCGTACGCCGAACGCCTCCGCGAGGCCCTCGCCACCTCTCCCTAA
- a CDS encoding MarR family transcriptional regulator gives MNGVELFLLGRTLMKVGEEALPEPPGGAGKYAGSARTVLIVASDIATHPDSSVGEIASRTGLPQSQVSTAVARLKEAGSVRAVEDPTDRRRVRVRQADKVSARVAEVRATDIGPALAEALGTDDPERLREVTEALELLAGHFGANSIDRS, from the coding sequence GTGAACGGAGTCGAGCTCTTCCTGCTGGGCCGGACCCTGATGAAGGTCGGCGAGGAGGCCCTGCCGGAACCACCGGGCGGCGCCGGCAAGTACGCCGGCAGCGCGCGGACCGTGCTGATCGTGGCCAGCGACATCGCGACGCACCCGGACAGTTCGGTCGGCGAGATCGCGAGTCGCACGGGTCTGCCGCAGAGCCAGGTCTCGACCGCCGTCGCCCGGTTGAAGGAGGCCGGCTCGGTCCGGGCGGTCGAGGACCCCACCGACCGCCGCCGGGTCCGGGTCCGCCAGGCCGACAAGGTGTCCGCCCGGGTCGCCGAGGTCCGGGCGACCGACATCGGGCCGGCGCTGGCCGAGGCGCTCGGCACCGACGACCCGGAGCGGCTCCGGGAAGTCACCGAGGCGCTGGAACTCCTCGCCGGCCACTTCGGGGCGAACTCGATCGACAGGTCGTGA
- a CDS encoding mandelate racemase/muconate lactonizing enzyme family protein produces the protein MALSEHVVSGISTAQVGAEYVREVGRNSFRGHHGRGGTETVYVVETDRGVTGWGLPLGPGDPAALIGRNLAELIDPAVGVVDPGAVFLDYPLHDLAARVLGVPVYAMLGATGDPRVRAYSGGIYLDDLDPADAPAGLTAIKANLAQDHELGFRDFKLKLGRGYRWMPSQAGLERDIEVTRLTRELYPDAEILVDPNDGFTVNALVEYLAAVTDCRLYWLEEVFAERYEDYRFLREHLGTLSWQPKIADGEFDPDDAYILRLAQDGLLDIALMDVTGYGLTAWRHLMPKLVEASTEASPHAWGFPLKSLYAAHLAAGLGNIPLVEGVPGHTLGTDGDGYELADGHFTLSDRPGFGIELAG, from the coding sequence ATGGCTCTCTCGGAGCACGTCGTCAGCGGGATTTCCACAGCCCAGGTCGGGGCCGAGTACGTCCGCGAGGTCGGGCGGAACTCGTTCCGGGGCCACCACGGCCGGGGTGGGACCGAGACCGTGTACGTGGTCGAGACGGATCGCGGGGTCACCGGCTGGGGGTTGCCGCTCGGGCCTGGTGACCCAGCGGCGCTGATCGGGCGGAACCTGGCCGAGCTGATCGACCCGGCCGTCGGGGTGGTCGACCCGGGGGCGGTGTTCCTCGACTATCCGCTGCACGACCTGGCCGCGCGGGTGCTCGGTGTCCCGGTGTACGCGATGCTCGGTGCGACCGGTGATCCGCGGGTGCGCGCGTACAGCGGCGGGATCTACCTCGACGATCTCGACCCGGCCGACGCGCCGGCCGGGCTGACCGCGATCAAGGCGAACCTGGCCCAGGACCACGAGCTCGGGTTCCGCGACTTCAAGCTGAAGCTGGGCCGCGGGTACCGGTGGATGCCGTCCCAGGCCGGGCTCGAGCGGGACATCGAGGTGACCCGGCTGACCCGGGAGCTGTACCCGGACGCCGAGATCCTGGTCGACCCGAACGACGGGTTCACCGTGAACGCCCTGGTCGAGTACCTGGCCGCGGTGACCGACTGCCGGCTGTACTGGCTGGAGGAGGTGTTCGCCGAGCGGTACGAGGACTACCGGTTCCTGCGTGAGCACCTCGGCACGCTGTCCTGGCAGCCGAAGATCGCCGACGGCGAGTTCGACCCGGACGACGCGTACATCCTCCGGCTCGCCCAGGACGGGCTGCTCGACATCGCGCTGATGGACGTGACCGGGTACGGCCTCACCGCGTGGCGCCACCTCATGCCGAAGCTCGTCGAGGCGTCCACCGAGGCGTCACCGCACGCTTGGGGCTTCCCGCTGAAGTCCTTGTACGCCGCGCATCTGGCAGCCGGGCTCGGCAACATCCCGCTGGTCGAGGGCGTTCCCGGCCACACCCTCGGGACGGACGGCGACGGGTACGAGCTGGCCGACGGGCACTTCACCCTCTCCGACCGCCCCGGCTTCGGGATCGAGCTGGCCGGCTGA
- a CDS encoding HNH endonuclease family protein — protein sequence MSAAPTRARTLAAVLAVVLAVLPLTGCEYLEAGADPIGGTTSPAPRPSGSPPVAGTAKLIRAELGQAKVRSRPDVAGYKRDKFGQTWTDDHTGAGGHNGCDTRNDILATQLTEVQYRERSKCVVVAGTLADPYTGRRIDFRKAAATAVQIDHLYPLARAWDMGASRWPQQRRVDFANDHTANLLAVDGPANASKGDNGPGEWLPINRGYRCTYVLRYLQVARKYGLPITTDDRTAALAITNTCP from the coding sequence GTGAGCGCCGCACCGACCCGGGCTCGCACTCTCGCCGCCGTCCTGGCGGTCGTGCTTGCCGTGCTGCCGCTGACCGGATGCGAGTACCTGGAGGCCGGCGCCGATCCGATCGGCGGCACCACGAGCCCGGCGCCTCGGCCGAGCGGTTCGCCGCCGGTGGCCGGGACGGCGAAGCTGATCCGGGCCGAGCTCGGGCAGGCGAAGGTCCGATCCCGGCCCGACGTCGCCGGGTACAAGCGGGACAAGTTCGGGCAGACCTGGACCGACGACCACACCGGCGCCGGGGGACACAACGGGTGCGACACGAGGAACGACATCCTCGCCACCCAGCTGACCGAGGTGCAGTACCGCGAGCGCTCCAAGTGCGTGGTGGTCGCCGGGACGCTCGCCGACCCGTACACCGGTCGCCGGATCGACTTCAGGAAGGCGGCCGCGACGGCGGTCCAGATCGACCACCTGTACCCGCTCGCCCGGGCCTGGGACATGGGCGCGTCCCGCTGGCCGCAGCAACGCCGGGTGGACTTCGCCAACGACCACACGGCGAACCTGCTGGCCGTCGACGGTCCGGCCAACGCGAGCAAGGGCGACAACGGTCCGGGCGAGTGGCTGCCGATCAACCGTGGCTACCGCTGTACCTACGTCCTGCGGTACCTGCAGGTGGCCCGCAAGTACGGCCTCCCGATCACCACCGACGACCGGACGGCCGCACTCGCGATCACGAACACCTGCCCGTGA
- a CDS encoding SMP-30/gluconolactonase/LRE family protein produces the protein MRAEQITAADAAHGEGPVWWPGWGGLRWVDMLVGDLLHLDERTGEVARHHVGKVAAMIRPRASGGMILAGEHTIQVTDEPAGPATTIATPLSDPAVRFNEGGCDPHGRFYVGSMAYDESPGRGVLLRVDQDHQVETVLTGVTISNGLAWSPDGSRAYYADSTTHQIDSFAYDEDAGLHDRKTFVRIPAEQGVPDGLTVDAEGGIWAALWEGGAVHRYSPAGELDQVVELPAAKVTACTFGGDQLDRLYITTSRHGETSPVPSAGAVFAVEPGVRGLPTLPYAG, from the coding sequence GTGAGAGCAGAGCAGATCACCGCCGCCGATGCCGCCCACGGCGAGGGACCGGTCTGGTGGCCGGGCTGGGGTGGACTGCGCTGGGTCGACATGCTCGTGGGCGACCTGCTGCACCTGGACGAGCGGACCGGCGAGGTCGCGCGGCACCACGTCGGCAAGGTCGCCGCGATGATCCGGCCGCGCGCGTCCGGCGGGATGATCCTGGCCGGCGAACACACGATCCAGGTCACCGACGAGCCGGCCGGCCCGGCGACCACGATCGCCACCCCGCTGAGCGATCCCGCGGTGCGGTTCAACGAAGGCGGCTGCGATCCGCACGGGCGGTTCTACGTCGGCTCGATGGCGTACGACGAGTCGCCGGGCCGTGGCGTCCTGCTCCGCGTGGACCAGGACCACCAGGTGGAGACCGTCCTCACCGGGGTCACCATCTCGAACGGCCTGGCCTGGAGTCCCGACGGGAGCCGGGCGTACTACGCGGACTCGACGACGCACCAGATCGACTCGTTCGCCTACGACGAGGACGCCGGGCTGCACGATCGCAAGACGTTCGTCCGGATCCCGGCGGAGCAAGGTGTGCCCGACGGCCTCACCGTCGACGCCGAAGGAGGGATCTGGGCCGCGCTCTGGGAGGGCGGCGCCGTGCATCGGTACTCCCCGGCCGGTGAGCTGGACCAGGTCGTCGAGCTCCCGGCGGCCAAGGTGACCGCTTGCACCTTCGGCGGCGACCAGCTCGACCGGCTGTACATCACCACTTCGCGCCACGGCGAGACCTCACCGGTCCCGTCGGCGGGCGCCGTGTTCGCCGTCGAACCGGGCGTCCGCGGCCTGCCGACCCTGCCGTACGCCGGGTGA
- a CDS encoding VOC family protein — translation MITSIFPTICADDVAATCDFYVELLGFRVVFDSGWYAQLESPDGHRPQLGIVEREHESVPESFRRRPAGVLIAIEVDDVDAVHERASAAGHTVALALRSEDFGQRHFMTVDPSGTLIDVITPIPPSPEFAAAYAHQT, via the coding sequence GTGATCACCAGCATCTTTCCGACCATCTGCGCCGACGACGTCGCGGCGACCTGTGACTTCTACGTCGAGCTGCTCGGCTTCCGGGTCGTCTTCGACAGCGGCTGGTACGCCCAGCTCGAGAGCCCGGACGGACACCGGCCCCAGCTGGGCATCGTCGAACGCGAGCACGAGAGCGTGCCGGAGAGCTTCCGCCGCCGGCCCGCGGGCGTGCTGATCGCGATCGAGGTGGACGACGTGGACGCCGTGCACGAGCGCGCGTCGGCCGCCGGTCACACCGTCGCGCTCGCACTCCGCAGCGAGGACTTCGGCCAGCGCCACTTCATGACGGTCGACCCGAGCGGCACCCTCATCGACGTCATCACGCCCATCCCGCCCTCCCCCGAGTTCGCCGCGGCCTACGCGCACCAGACCTGA
- a CDS encoding L-aspartate oxidase translates to MEISEQRIATSVLVIGTGGAGLRAAIELAERGVDVIALGKRPRSDAHTALAAGGINAALATMDEEDSWQQHAADTLQESYLLANPEIVRIVTEGAARGIADLERYGMPFAREADGRISQRFFGAHTYRRTAFAGDYTGLEIQRTLVNRAVQLDVPILDSVYVTRLLVRDNTVFGAYGFDLTTGRRYVIHADAVILAAGGHTRIWRRTSSRRDENTGDSFRLAVLAGGRIRDPELVQFHPSGLIEPENAAGTLVSEAARGEGGQLRNALGERFMERYDPERMELSTRDRVALAAYTEIMAGRGTPNGGVWLDVSHLPRQTIMQRLPRVYQTLLELQMLDITQQPIEIAPTAHYSMGGVWVRPEDHGTGVDGLYAIGEASSGLHGANRLGGNSLIELLVFGRIVGEAAAKYSVERQAQYRSAEAVAEARGEVDALLASDGQENVRALQRALRDTMTARAGVVRDEAGLLAGVKELTELEGRMEQVGVHPDIAGFQDLAHAFDLKSSALAARATLDAALERRETRGCHNRSDFPDLDESLQVNLVWSGPGSVEREQIPAIPEEFRRLMRDDISTEGKLVE, encoded by the coding sequence GTGGAGATTTCGGAGCAGCGGATCGCGACCTCGGTGCTGGTGATCGGGACCGGCGGGGCCGGATTGCGGGCCGCCATCGAGCTGGCCGAGCGGGGCGTCGATGTGATTGCTCTGGGCAAGCGTCCTCGGTCCGACGCGCACACCGCGCTGGCTGCCGGCGGGATCAACGCCGCGCTCGCCACGATGGACGAGGAGGACAGCTGGCAACAGCACGCGGCCGACACGTTGCAGGAGAGCTACCTGCTCGCCAACCCGGAGATCGTGCGGATCGTGACCGAGGGGGCGGCGCGGGGGATCGCGGACCTGGAGCGGTACGGGATGCCGTTCGCGCGGGAGGCGGACGGGCGGATCTCGCAGCGGTTCTTCGGCGCGCACACGTACCGGCGGACCGCGTTCGCGGGGGACTACACCGGCCTGGAGATCCAACGGACCCTGGTGAACCGGGCGGTCCAGCTGGACGTACCGATCCTGGACAGCGTGTACGTCACCCGGCTGCTGGTCCGCGACAACACCGTCTTCGGGGCGTACGGGTTCGACCTGACCACCGGGCGGCGGTACGTCATCCATGCGGACGCGGTGATTCTCGCGGCCGGCGGGCATACCCGGATCTGGCGGCGGACGTCGTCGCGGCGGGACGAGAACACCGGTGACTCGTTCCGGCTCGCGGTGCTGGCCGGTGGGCGGATCCGCGATCCCGAGCTGGTCCAGTTCCATCCGTCCGGGTTGATCGAACCCGAGAACGCGGCCGGCACCCTGGTGTCCGAGGCGGCCCGGGGCGAAGGCGGTCAGCTGCGGAACGCACTCGGCGAGCGGTTCATGGAGCGGTACGACCCGGAGCGGATGGAGCTGTCCACACGGGACCGGGTCGCGCTCGCGGCGTACACGGAGATCATGGCGGGCCGCGGGACGCCGAACGGTGGGGTCTGGCTCGACGTGTCGCATCTGCCGCGGCAGACGATCATGCAGCGGCTGCCCCGGGTGTACCAGACCCTGCTGGAGCTGCAGATGCTCGACATCACCCAGCAGCCGATCGAGATCGCGCCGACGGCGCACTACTCGATGGGCGGGGTCTGGGTCCGGCCCGAGGACCACGGCACCGGCGTCGACGGACTGTACGCGATCGGCGAGGCGTCCAGCGGTCTGCACGGGGCGAACCGGCTCGGCGGCAACTCGCTGATCGAGCTGCTCGTCTTCGGCCGGATCGTCGGCGAGGCGGCGGCGAAGTACTCGGTCGAGCGGCAGGCACAGTACCGATCGGCCGAGGCGGTCGCCGAAGCTCGCGGCGAGGTGGACGCGCTGCTCGCCTCCGACGGCCAGGAGAACGTCCGCGCCCTCCAGCGGGCCCTGCGGGACACGATGACGGCGCGGGCCGGCGTGGTCCGCGACGAAGCCGGGCTGCTGGCCGGGGTGAAGGAGCTGACCGAGCTCGAAGGCCGGATGGAGCAGGTCGGCGTGCACCCGGACATCGCCGGGTTCCAGGACCTGGCGCACGCGTTCGACCTGAAGTCCTCCGCGCTGGCGGCCCGGGCGACGCTGGACGCGGCCCTCGAACGTCGCGAGACCCGGGGCTGCCACAACCGCTCCGACTTCCCCGACCTGGACGAGTCGCTGCAGGTGAACCTGGTCTGGTCCGGCCCCGGCTCGGTCGAACGGGAGCAGATCCCCGCTATCCCGGAGGAGTTCCGCCGGCTGATGCGCGACGACATCTCGACGGAGGGCAAGTTGGTCGAGTAA
- a CDS encoding MerR family transcriptional regulator, which translates to MTRGTDDLTVGRVAALVGISVRTLHHWDVIGLVVPSERTPAGYRLYAADDVARIHRVLVYKELGLPLAEIARLLDDPAVDPRRHLQRQRSELVGRISRLEDMVAAVDRMLEATTSGLRLTPAEQVEIFGTDWQPEWTADAEERWGDTEAWAQYSARTAALTPADWRVAAATTEELNAALATAKRAGVDPGSTEANALAERHRALYSQYFDCGHARHVCLARRFLEDADFATYYESLEPGLTPWLYDTVAANASLHGVDPATASWD; encoded by the coding sequence ATGACGCGCGGCACCGACGACCTCACCGTCGGCCGGGTGGCCGCGCTCGTCGGGATCAGTGTGCGGACCCTGCACCACTGGGACGTGATCGGCCTGGTCGTCCCGAGCGAGCGCACACCGGCCGGGTACCGGCTGTACGCGGCGGACGACGTCGCCCGGATCCACCGCGTCCTGGTCTACAAGGAGCTCGGTCTCCCACTCGCCGAGATCGCCCGGCTGCTCGACGACCCGGCCGTCGATCCCCGCCGGCACTTGCAACGCCAGCGGTCCGAGCTGGTCGGCCGGATCAGCCGCCTGGAGGACATGGTCGCGGCCGTCGATCGGATGCTTGAGGCAACCACCTCGGGACTGCGGCTGACCCCGGCCGAACAGGTCGAGATCTTCGGTACCGACTGGCAGCCGGAGTGGACCGCCGACGCCGAGGAACGCTGGGGCGACACCGAGGCGTGGGCCCAGTACTCCGCACGCACCGCCGCTCTGACCCCCGCCGACTGGCGCGTCGCCGCCGCGACCACCGAGGAGCTCAACGCCGCCCTGGCCACCGCGAAACGGGCGGGGGTCGACCCCGGTTCGACCGAGGCCAACGCCCTGGCCGAGCGCCACCGCGCCCTGTACTCGCAGTACTTCGACTGCGGTCACGCCCGGCACGTCTGCCTGGCCCGCCGGTTCCTCGAAGACGCCGACTTCGCCACCTACTACGAATCCCTGGAGCCGGGCCTCACCCCCTGGCTGTACGACACCGTCGCCGCAAACGCCTCGCTGCATGGCGTCGACCCGGCCACAGCCAGTTGGGATTAG